Proteins encoded by one window of Ignavibacteriota bacterium:
- the pdxH gene encoding pyridoxamine 5'-phosphate oxidase yields the protein MEDLSNIRRDYSKFSLDIESINKNPYEQFDIWMKDALAGEFLEPTAFSISTVSNSGRPSSRIVLLKSYDERGFVFYTNYLSRKGVEILGNPYGSMLFFWDKFERQIRIEGRIEKASKEESEAYFSKRPYTSRLGAWASEQSKPLKSRFTLIRKVAGLMLKYPVNVPLPDFWGGYRLIPDEFEFWQGRESRLHDRFKYELIGSEWKIERLSP from the coding sequence ATGGAAGATTTATCAAATATAAGAAGAGATTACAGCAAGTTCAGTTTAGATATTGAGAGCATTAACAAAAACCCTTATGAGCAGTTTGATATTTGGATGAAAGATGCCTTAGCAGGAGAATTTTTAGAGCCTACGGCATTCTCAATATCTACTGTTTCAAATTCGGGCAGACCGTCATCAAGAATAGTGCTTTTGAAATCTTATGATGAGCGTGGATTTGTGTTCTATACTAATTATTTAAGTCGTAAAGGTGTGGAAATACTTGGAAATCCTTATGGTTCGATGCTTTTTTTCTGGGACAAATTTGAGAGACAGATAAGAATTGAGGGTCGCATTGAAAAAGCATCAAAGGAAGAATCTGAAGCATATTTTTCAAAAAGACCCTATACAAGCCGATTGGGTGCTTGGGCATCTGAGCAGAGCAAACCTCTTAAAAGCAGATTCACTTTAATCAGAAAAGTAGCCGGTTTGATGCTAAAATATCCGGTCAATGTACCACTTCCTGATTTCTGGGGTGGATACAGGCTAATACCTGATGAATTTGAATTCTGGCAGGGACGCGAAAGCCGTCTGCACGACAGATTTAAATATGAATTAATCGGTAGTGAATGGAAAATCGAAAGGCTTTCTCCTTAA